The sequence ACGACGTGATGCTCCTCGTAATAGCCGCGCGCGATACCGGATTGATTGGTGATGACGAAGGCGAAATAGCCGGCATCGTTGACCGCCTTCACCGCTTCGCGCGCGCCCTCGATCCATTCGATCTTGTGCGCCTCGAAGGTGTAGCCCGAATCGTGGTTGAGCACGCCGTCGCGATCGAAGAAGACAGCCGGACGGCGCAGCGAGGACGCTGCTCCGCCCCTAGAACTGATATCCGACATGCTCGGGCCGATCCCGGAACGGATCGATGCAGATCCCCGCATTCGTGCTCAGCAGGTTGCGGTTCCGCGCGAAATGCGGGCGCCAATGCATGTCCGAGGGAATCAGGACGAAGGTCACGACGTCGCGGTGGTCGCGCTTGGGCGAGGTCGCCTTGTGAATGCATCCGCCGTTCTCGAACAAGAGGCGGGTGCCGACGGGGCCCTCGAGCAACCGGGTCGAGCTCTTGTCGTCGAGCCGCGAGACGAACTGGTTGATGCGGCGGCGGTCGAAGAAACCTTCCTTGCGCAGTCCGGTGCTGAAGGGCTTGTCCTTGACACTGAGCGCGCCGGTCTCGGCGACGACGTCATCGAGATAGACCATCAACTTGATCTCCTGCCGCGGGCAATTGTCGAGATGCCACAGGAAGCTGGAGTCCGGCTTGTCCGGGGTCGGCCTGGTCCGGTAGAACGAGACCGCAAAGATCTTGAAATGGCTGCCGTAATAGTTCTCGACCGCAGTCTCCAGATCCTCGTCGATGAAGTCGATGATCTCCGGAATCAGCTCGAGGCCGTCCACCATGCGGTTCATGCCGTAATTGACGACGAAACCGTCGTTCTGCTCGGCGAACTTGCGATCCACCGTCGCCTTGATCTCCTGGAGCCGTTCGGGCGTCATCTTGGAGGGCGGCGGCAGTACGGCGAAGCCGTCCTGCTTGAAGCGGTTGGCGGTTGCGAGCTGCTCGGGGGTGGCCTTCGTGAACGGCTTCCAGCTCCGCTTTGCGCTGTTTGCGTAGGCCGCGTAGCGCAGATTGATGCCGAACGAATGATTGTTGCCGAACATCGCGACGCGGGTCTGAAGGCGTGCCCTCGAAGCGATCTTGCGAAGCGATTGCATGTCCCGATCTCCCCCGGCCAGCTATCTGGCGGCGCTGCCGCACTTGTTGATGCGAAATATCACCGACGACGTGAAGCGGCCTTCGCTCTCGAAGTCCTCTTTCCAGTAAACGTGCCCCGCCTTGTCGCCGAAGATCTCGAGCAGGTCGTCGGGGCCATTGGCAAGGTTGTTCTTGCCGAACAAATTGCCCGCGCCCTTGGTGAGATGCTCGTAGGCGAAGATGATCAGTGCGCCGTCCTTTGCGACCCGGACGGTCTCGGCGACCGCCTTCGGGATGTCGTCGCTATAGGTGATGACGAAGGCGCTGTAGACGGCGTCGAACTGCTCGTCGCCGAACTTCAGATCGTGCATGTCCATCAGGCGCACGGTCGGGGCGTAGGAGAACAGGTCGATCGCCGTCAGCTTGGCCGGATCGAAGCCGTAGTCGGACAGCAGCATCAGCTCGGCTTCGTTGCGCGGACCGACCACCAGCGCGTTCAGCTTATGCAGCTTGAGGCCGCGAATCGAGCGGAGCAGGGCGATGACACGCTCGGTTCGGCCGCGGTTGATGATGTTGATGTTGCCGAGATTGTACGGCAGCACCTGCTCGGCGACGAAACCGCTCTCGACGCCTTCGCCCTTGACCAGTTGCTTGAGGCCATGGCCGGTCAGCCGCCAATACAGTCGGCGGGAATGGAACCGTAATGCGAAAATCGGCGGCAGCAGGTTGAAATACCGCCACGGCGAGAGCAGCACCGGCGATCTCGGAATCAGGAACCGGCCGACAAACTCCCGCAATTTCCGTCCGCTGGATGCGTTCGCCGCGGCCGTCCCGGCGCCATTTACCGTCATGCTCATCCTGTCGACCCGTAGGCCCGTTTTCCCGGTCTCTTACCGAGACTTAGCCCCCGTTGCAAGGCGTACAAGGTCCAGCCTCTATCTGCGGTTGTTCGTAGGCGATCGAGATCGCTGCGGCTTCGTTCGCAACTATGCCTCAGCCGCCGGAACCCGCGCCCGGAGCCGGATTTTTTTCATTGGAAACAGCGCCCAGGGCAGCAATGGCAGGCCGGAGCGGGCGAGGCGGGTCTCGAGCAGCACGGCCAACAGAAGGGCTGTGACCTTCATCCAATATGTGGAGACGGTGACGAAATTGAGCATGCCCCCGATGTACATGACGTAGAAACCGTACAGCACGTACATCGCGAAAAACGTCGAGGCATAGCGGCCCTGGATCGTGCCCTTGACGATGAGGGCGGTCAGGCCCGCCGTGAGGAAGGCGGTTGCGGCAAGGAACGGCCAGGCAAGGACGGGCCCGAACAGCTCGAAGAATATTTCGGGGAACCCTCCGGCGAACTGGAATCCGTCGGTGATGTGCTCAAGCGTCCGCGGCTCGCCGATGGTGGTCAGCATGAGGTATTGCGGCGTCGTGTTCTTGTCGGGAGCGATCGGCCGCTGAAACAGGAAGTCGAACGCGCGATAGGGATTCCACTGTCCGAACTCGAACACGCGCTGATACGACAGCCAGCCGAGCTCGCCCGGCTGCACCAGCGCGCGCTCGACGAACTGCGCCCTGACTTCGGAACCCTGATAGCCCCGGACGTTGGTGAGATTATTGTAGATGCCGACGACCGCGACGGCGATCAGCAGCGCGGCGGTTGCGCCGAGGCCGATCAGCTCCCGCCGCCCGAGGAAGCGACGCAGATAGGCGAAGGCCAATTTCGAGCGCGGCCCGGCGACGACCGCGATGACCGCCGCGAGCGGCGTCAGGAAGAAGCTGCCAAAGCTGTAGAAGGCCGAGAAACGATTGCCGGTCACGAACATGTAGAGGACGAGCACGGCCAGCAGCGCGAGATAGCGCACGTCCAGCCTGCGGTTGCGCAGCCGCTCCGCCGCGAACATCACGCCCCACCAGAACGCCAGGAAGTTGCCGTACAGGATCAGCCAGCGATGCGCGAAGCCGGCATACTCCGCGGTGTAGACGAAGCGCTCCATGTGCGAGAGCAGCGGAATCGTGCCGTGGCGGATGAGGTCGGCGAACAGCCATAACAGGAAGAGGGCCGAGACGTAGAACGTCAGGTCCGAGAGGGTCAGCATGCCGGACGCGGCGGGACGTTGATCGGCTGCCTCCATCCAGGCCAGAACCGGGGAGGGCCGCAACAGCACGAAAAACGGCATCAGCGTGACGAAGTAGGTCAGCACGTGCACACCCGTGACCGTGCCCGGGCCGACATAGAGGAAGGTTTGAGATGAATAAATCGGCCCGGCGACGTCAATGAACATCATTGAGCATGTGCGCCACACCAGCGTGAAGATGATGAAGAGGAACGAGATGAAAATGATCGGCCGGTACGCCGCCAGGTATAGACAACAGAGCAGGAAGGCGAGCCCGCAGGCGATCACTCCAATCTGATCGGTCAATGCCGCGGTCGCACTCAAAGGCCCTTCCCCCGGGCATAGAAGTAAAGAAAATGACAGAACTATCTATGATTCTTTCGTATCTACTTCGGAAATCGTCGCGTCGGCGCGGTCACGATGACGAGAGTCACCATGGCCACCAGCATGGCGAGGCCGGTCAGGATCGCGGCACGCTCCGGTCCGATCGAACGTTCCGTCCGCGGGTAGCTGCCGGGTTCGACGTAGACGACCGTCTTTTCGGTGAGTTCGAGCAGGTTGGTATTGCGCTGAACGCGGTCCCTCAGCTTGCTCCAGAATTCGGCGGCCCCGGCGAGATTGGGGACCAGAACCGGCGGGCCGGACTGATCGCGTCCCTCGCGGCTCATGTTCAACATGCGCGGGCCGAGCTCGACGATGGATTTCTCGATGAAGTCCACCCTGCGCTGCATGTCCGTCAGATTGGCGCGCAGCGCATCGATCCGGCGCTGGCCGATCGCTTCATGGGCGGTATTGATCTCGTCGGCAAGCGAGCGGAACACCGCCTCGACGTCGGCGCTCGAGCCGGCTGATACCTCGACGGCGACGTTGCGGTCGCCTTCCAGCGCCACCGCCCGCAGGCTCGATGCGGCGAGCTTTCGCGAGAAAGCCGCCATCGCCGGCTCGAACTTCGCGCCGCCGAGGACCTTGGTCACGAAGGTCGGATCGGATATGCGGGCAACCAAGCTGCGATTTGACTCGATCGGCACGAGCGGCGCCCCGCTCTCCTGAAGCAGGTATTCGGCGCCGGGGACCATACCGATCTTGACAATCGTCTTTCCGGTCCATGCCGGCACGTCGCCAGCGGATCGGAAAAGCATCAAGGTCAGGCCGGCGGCGAGCAGGCAGGCGATGCCGATCAGCCAACGCCACGGTCCGACCAGCGAGCCGACATACCTCAGGACGCCCGTTGCGTCCGGTGCGGTCGTTGGCGTCAGATTATCCATCGAACTTCCCGTGCAAGCCCCGAGCGCCACCCGGCAACAGCATTATGTCGTTCCAGTGGCGGGTGCAAGTCGATCAAAGGCCTAGCGGCTCAGCATGAAAATGCTGCGACAATCGCGAATTTCAGCGGTTCTCGAAAGCCGCGAGTCGTTGCAGCGCGATGCGGAATCCCTCGCCGTCGTTCTCGTGTCCCTGCCAGATTTCCGGGATGAACGAGGCCTGCGGCGCCTGCCGGTTCAGCACCCGGAAGACGTTGCCGAAGTCGATCTCGCCTTCGCCGATCTGGAGGCCCTCGCCGTCGACGCCGCGGGCGTCGGCCATGTGGACATGGGCGACGAACGAGCCGATCTCCTCCATGAACTCGTCGAACGACCAGCTGTTCTCGGTGCATGCGAGCTGGGAATGCGAGGTGTCGAAGCAGATGCGGACCCCGAGCTCGCGGCAGCTGCGCGCGATGTCGGCGCTGGAGACGAACAGATTGTGATAGCGCTGGCCGCCGAAATGCCATGGGTAGGGCGGCATGGTCTGCGGCCAGAGCTCGACCGCGGGATCGGCGAGCTCGCGGACGCTGGCACGCAGATGAGCCTCGCGCACGGCCCGTTCTTCCGCGGTCAGGAACCGCGTTGACGAGAAGCCGCCGACATTGCAGATGATGCCGACCGGGCCGTCATTGCGAAAACGCTGCGCCAGCGCCTTGGTCTTGGCGATGACGCGCTTCATCTCCGCGATCGAGCGGGTGCGATAGGCATCGTCCGGTATCGTCAGATCGAGCACGTGGTCGCCCTCGAACAGCTCCGGCGCATGCACGATCAACCCGCACGGATAGCTGGCGGCGAGGAAGTCAGCATCGTTGATGCCGAGGTCGCGGTAGCTCAGATGAAACTCGACGAAGTCAGGGGCGATCGCCGCGATCAGCTTGTCGGCGTCGCGATGGCGCACCGGGACGCCCCAGGGGCGGCGGAAGCTGATCTTTCCACCGGCCGCGAGCCCGCCGAGCTCCGAAATGTCTGATGGATAGAGCGGCGTCTGTGCCGGGATCGCGCGCGGCGCCTTCCGGCCGATCACCTCGTCGATGCGGTTCGGCGACAGGCCCTGGCCCGGGCTGCGGATCTCGATCATCTCCCGCGTGATCGTCGCGCCGGCTGCGATGGCATCGACGGCGAAGATCGATTTGCCGAGGCTAATGCGGTTGGCCTTCTCACCCTGGCTGAGGATGCGCGGCAGGACGCTGCCGAGGGAGTCCTCGACCTGGCGCACACCTTCGACCATGCGCTTGAACTCGTGCGGCAGCAGGCTAACCTTGTGGTCGTTGCCTTCCTGGTCGCGCGACAGCGTGAAATGCTTCTCGATCAGGCGCCCGCCCATCGCCACCGCCGCGACCGACACGAAGACGTCGCGCTCGTGCCCGGAATAGCCGACCACGCTCTCGCACAGCTCCTGCAGGCGCAGCATGTATTTCAGGTTGATGTCGCGGAATGGCGCTGGATAGGTCGAGTTGCAGTGGAGCATGACGTACTCCGCGCCGGACGTCTGGAACAGCTTCACGGTCTCGCGGATCTCGTCCTCGGTCGACATGCCGGTCGAGCAGATGATGGGAATCCTTTGGTCGACGATATGCCTTAGCAGCTCGTGATTGGTCAGGTCGGCGGACGCGGTCTTGATCGCCTTCAAGCCGTAGGCGCGGCACTTGTCCGCGCTGTTGACGTCGAAGGCGGTGCAGAGCGGCTCCATGCCGAGCGAGGCCGAATAGTCGAAGCAGCGATAGAGGTCCTCGTCGCTGAGCTGGAAGCGGTCGAGCAGGTCGAGCACGTATTCGGTGCCGAGGTCCTCGCTCTGTCCCTTGGTGCGCTTGCCGTAGAGGCCGGCCATGTCGCGCATCTGGAATTTGGCGGCGTCGGCGCCGGCCTCCGCGGCCGCCTTGATCAGGGCAAAGGCGGCCTCCAGGCTGCCATTGTGGTTGTTGCCGATCTCCGCGATCAGGAAGGTCGGATTCTCTTCCGCGATGGTGCGGCTGCCGATGCTGATGCCTTCGCCGGGATGGCGCTGGCGGGCGACGCCAACGACGTGGCGCTCGGCGTCGACCAGCGGCACGTAGAGCACCTCGCGGAGCAGGCGATTGGCGGTCTCGCGGTCACCGGCGACGGCGCTGCGGACGCGCCGGTTGCAGAGATCGCCGACGGCGGCCTGCACGCCGGACGCGGCGCCCGCGCCGATCCAGCGGATGATGTCGCCGTTCGAAAGGCTGCCGAGCAGCCGGCCGCTGCCGTCGACGCAGAACACGATCTCGCGCCGGTTCGCCGCAACCTTGCTCGCCGCCTCCTGGATGGAGGCGTCCTCGTGCACCAGATAGCTCTGAAGATCTCTGTCGATGATCATCCTGCGATGTTCCTGCGGAACGTGGCTTCGAGCGCCTCCCAGTCGGAGAGCTCGTCGAGCTCGATGCTCGTGCTCTCATCCATCTCATGGACGGCGATCTTGCCGTGAAGGCGCGCGCTGCCATGACGCAGCCGGTCCACGGTCGAAATGTAGAATGCGCCGTTCTCCATCAGCGTGCCTTTCCACTGCTGGCGCAGCGGGCGCCTCGCCGGATCGTAGTTGATCGGCGTGCCGTCGTCATTCCAGAAGAACCGCCGGGTCCTGACGCAGGTGACGAGCGAATCCGCGCCGCTCGCCGCCAGATGGGAGATCGCCGCCGAAACGTCCCGATGCGTTGTCTGCGGGCTCGTCGCCTGCGCGGTGAGGAGATATTTTTCCGTGATGTCGCAGGCGCCGATCAGGTCGTAGATCGCTTCTTCGGTCGTGGAGCTGTCGGCCGCCAGATGGGCTGGGCGGGGGTGGATGAGAATCCGGGAATCGATCGACCTCACCACTGCGGCGATCTCCTCGCTGTCGGTCGACACGAAGACGCGCGAGACCATGTCGCAGTCGAGCAGCGCCCGCAGCGTCCAGGCGCAGAGCGGCGCGCCGCAAAACGGTCTGATGTTCTTGCCGGGGATGGATTTCGAGCCGCCGCGCAGCGGAACCACTGCGGCAAAGCTCGGTTTGCCAGGTGGGGCGCTCATGGAATCAATGCCAGTTGACCGGTCCGAAACCGGAGGTATTTGGTGCCCTTGATATCCGCGGAGAGCCGTCCGGCCAATGTTGCCATTGGCAGGGCATAACATCGTGGCCTGCCCGGAAGCAAGGCGGGGCGCTCCCGCAAAATGCCGCCGGATCGAGGCCGTTCCGCTTCGGGAAAACGGGCCGGTCTTGGCCCCGAGAAGGAGCGGGCCGCGCGCGATTTACATTGCCCTCAGTTCCTATAGAAGGCTCCCAAGGGGTCTACACGACATGTATGTGATCGGAATCAGTTCGGGGATCAAGCACGGCCATCATGATGGCGCGGCGGTGCTGTTGCGCGACGGCGAGTTGATTGCCGCCGCCGAGGAGGAGCGCTTCACGCTGGCCAAGCATGCGCGCGGCGAGCTGCCGCGCGGGGCGATCGGCTTCTGCCTGAAGCAGGCCGGCATGACGATGCGCGACGTCGACTGGATCTGCTCGCCGCTGAAGACCTATACGAACTACACGCAGCGTCTCACCGAATATTTCAAGTACCAGTTCGGCCACAGCCCGAAGATCGAGCTTTACGACCATCATCTCTGTCATACCGCGAGCTCATTCTACGGCTCCGGTTTTGCCGAGGCGACGGTGGCCTGCTTCGACTTCTCGGGCGATTCCAGCTCCGGCCTCGTCGCCCATGCACGCGGCAACGATTTTCGCGTGCTGACACGGTTCGGCCGCCACAACAGTCTCGGTCTCTATTACGGGATGCTGACGCAGTATCTCGGCTATCAGATGACCAATGACGAGTACAAGGTCATGGGACTGTCCTCCTATGGCAGCCCCGAATATCTCGACAAGTTCGCCAGGCTCTTGCGGCCCAACGGCCTCAACTACGAGCTCGATCCCGAGCTCGACAAGCGCCGGCGCGATGCCGAGATCTTCACCAGTGATTTCTCGACGCGGCAGGAGCGCATCTTCACCGAGAAGATGGAGGAGATTCTGGGGCCGCGGCGGCTGCGCGGCGCGCCGCTTGATCAGCGTCTGACCAACATAGCCGCCAGCGGCCAGAAGCAGCTCGAGATCGTCGCCACCGAGGTGATCCGCTCCGCGATTGCCGAGACCGGCTGCGGCGATGTCTGCATCGCCGGCGGCGTCGGATTGAACTGCAAGATGAACATGGAGATCGCGGCCGAGCCGTCGGTGAAGCGTCTCTACGTTCCGCCAGTGCCGCACGATGCGGGTGTGGCGCTGGGCGCAGCGATGATGAAATGCGCCGAGGCGGGCTACGCGATCGCGCCGCTGACCCATGCCTATTGGGGACCGGAATATTCCAACGACACGATCCGGGAGACGCTGGACAAGATCGGCGCGAAGTTCGAGCTGCTCGATGATCCCGTGTCGCGCTGCGTCAGCGACCTCACGGATCAGAAGACGGTCGGCTGGTTCCAGGGACGGATGGAGTACGGCCCGCGTGCGCTCGGCAACCGCTCGATCCTGGCCGATCCGCGCCATGCCGGCATGAAGGACCGCATCAACGTCACGATCAAATATCGCGAGGAGTTCCGTCCGTTCTGCCCGTCGGTGCTGTACGAGCGCCAGGCCGAGTATTTCGAGGACACGTTCGACGCGCCCTTCATGGTGGTGACGTTTCCGGTCAACGAGAAGGTCGCGGAAACCATGCCGGCAGTGGTCCATGTCGACAACACCGCGCGTATCCAGAGCGTCCATGCCGACAGCAACCCGCTCTACAGCCGCCTGATCGGCGAGTTCGAGAAAGCGACC comes from Bradyrhizobium diazoefficiens and encodes:
- a CDS encoding N-acetylneuraminate synthase family protein codes for the protein MIIDRDLQSYLVHEDASIQEAASKVAANRREIVFCVDGSGRLLGSLSNGDIIRWIGAGAASGVQAAVGDLCNRRVRSAVAGDRETANRLLREVLYVPLVDAERHVVGVARQRHPGEGISIGSRTIAEENPTFLIAEIGNNHNGSLEAAFALIKAAAEAGADAAKFQMRDMAGLYGKRTKGQSEDLGTEYVLDLLDRFQLSDEDLYRCFDYSASLGMEPLCTAFDVNSADKCRAYGLKAIKTASADLTNHELLRHIVDQRIPIICSTGMSTEDEIRETVKLFQTSGAEYVMLHCNSTYPAPFRDINLKYMLRLQELCESVVGYSGHERDVFVSVAAVAMGGRLIEKHFTLSRDQEGNDHKVSLLPHEFKRMVEGVRQVEDSLGSVLPRILSQGEKANRISLGKSIFAVDAIAAGATITREMIEIRSPGQGLSPNRIDEVIGRKAPRAIPAQTPLYPSDISELGGLAAGGKISFRRPWGVPVRHRDADKLIAAIAPDFVEFHLSYRDLGINDADFLAASYPCGLIVHAPELFEGDHVLDLTIPDDAYRTRSIAEMKRVIAKTKALAQRFRNDGPVGIICNVGGFSSTRFLTAEERAVREAHLRASVRELADPAVELWPQTMPPYPWHFGGQRYHNLFVSSADIARSCRELGVRICFDTSHSQLACTENSWSFDEFMEEIGSFVAHVHMADARGVDGEGLQIGEGEIDFGNVFRVLNRQAPQASFIPEIWQGHENDGEGFRIALQRLAAFENR
- a CDS encoding carbamoyltransferase family protein gives rise to the protein MYVIGISSGIKHGHHDGAAVLLRDGELIAAAEEERFTLAKHARGELPRGAIGFCLKQAGMTMRDVDWICSPLKTYTNYTQRLTEYFKYQFGHSPKIELYDHHLCHTASSFYGSGFAEATVACFDFSGDSSSGLVAHARGNDFRVLTRFGRHNSLGLYYGMLTQYLGYQMTNDEYKVMGLSSYGSPEYLDKFARLLRPNGLNYELDPELDKRRRDAEIFTSDFSTRQERIFTEKMEEILGPRRLRGAPLDQRLTNIAASGQKQLEIVATEVIRSAIAETGCGDVCIAGGVGLNCKMNMEIAAEPSVKRLYVPPVPHDAGVALGAAMMKCAEAGYAIAPLTHAYWGPEYSNDTIRETLDKIGAKFELLDDPVSRCVSDLTDQKTVGWFQGRMEYGPRALGNRSILADPRHAGMKDRINVTIKYREEFRPFCPSVLYERQAEYFEDTFDAPFMVVTFPVNEKVAETMPAVVHVDNTARIQSVHADSNPLYSRLIGEFEKATSLPVLINTSLNINEQPTVNAPLEALHTYFCSGLDVLYLGNYRLSKSAGT
- a CDS encoding cytidylyltransferase domain-containing protein produces the protein MSAPPGKPSFAAVVPLRGGSKSIPGKNIRPFCGAPLCAWTLRALLDCDMVSRVFVSTDSEEIAAVVRSIDSRILIHPRPAHLAADSSTTEEAIYDLIGACDITEKYLLTAQATSPQTTHRDVSAAISHLAASGADSLVTCVRTRRFFWNDDGTPINYDPARRPLRQQWKGTLMENGAFYISTVDRLRHGSARLHGKIAVHEMDESTSIELDELSDWEALEATFRRNIAG
- a CDS encoding methyltransferase domain-containing protein, producing the protein MSMTVNGAGTAAANASSGRKLREFVGRFLIPRSPVLLSPWRYFNLLPPIFALRFHSRRLYWRLTGHGLKQLVKGEGVESGFVAEQVLPYNLGNINIINRGRTERVIALLRSIRGLKLHKLNALVVGPRNEAELMLLSDYGFDPAKLTAIDLFSYAPTVRLMDMHDLKFGDEQFDAVYSAFVITYSDDIPKAVAETVRVAKDGALIIFAYEHLTKGAGNLFGKNNLANGPDDLLEIFGDKAGHVYWKEDFESEGRFTSSVIFRINKCGSAAR
- a CDS encoding DUF6418 domain-containing protein, which produces MTDQIGVIACGLAFLLCCLYLAAYRPIIFISFLFIIFTLVWRTCSMMFIDVAGPIYSSQTFLYVGPGTVTGVHVLTYFVTLMPFFVLLRPSPVLAWMEAADQRPAASGMLTLSDLTFYVSALFLLWLFADLIRHGTIPLLSHMERFVYTAEYAGFAHRWLILYGNFLAFWWGVMFAAERLRNRRLDVRYLALLAVLVLYMFVTGNRFSAFYSFGSFFLTPLAAVIAVVAGPRSKLAFAYLRRFLGRRELIGLGATAALLIAVAVVGIYNNLTNVRGYQGSEVRAQFVERALVQPGELGWLSYQRVFEFGQWNPYRAFDFLFQRPIAPDKNTTPQYLMLTTIGEPRTLEHITDGFQFAGGFPEIFFELFGPVLAWPFLAATAFLTAGLTALIVKGTIQGRYASTFFAMYVLYGFYVMYIGGMLNFVTVSTYWMKVTALLLAVLLETRLARSGLPLLPWALFPMKKIRLRARVPAAEA